A genome region from bacterium includes the following:
- a CDS encoding ABC transporter permease produces MARRNDGDRVAAMHYLLDPRSYDLTDTGSLPNLLVQHLTIVGVSMAISLIIALPLGVWIARRRRLYLPVITVAGFLYTIPGLALLGFLVPVTGLGTTTIIIPLVLYAQLVLIRNTVAAVNSIDPVLLDVGRAMGMNRGQVFRRITAPLALPIIVAGIRVATVTTIGIASLGALVGAGGLGDLVFASLQNVNYDEVVGGGIVIGVLAVLADLLLLALQTALNRGRGPISTA; encoded by the coding sequence ATGGCGCGGCGGAATGACGGCGACCGCGTAGCGGCGATGCACTACCTCCTGGACCCCCGCAGCTACGACTTGACCGATACCGGCAGCCTCCCGAATCTGCTGGTCCAGCACCTGACCATCGTCGGCGTCAGCATGGCGATCTCCCTGATCATCGCCCTGCCCCTCGGCGTCTGGATCGCGCGGCGCCGGCGGCTCTACCTGCCCGTCATCACGGTCGCCGGTTTCCTCTACACGATCCCCGGACTCGCCCTGCTGGGCTTCCTGGTTCCCGTCACCGGCCTCGGGACGACCACGATCATCATTCCCCTGGTGCTCTACGCACAGTTGGTCCTGATTCGCAACACCGTCGCGGCCGTCAACAGCATCGACCCCGTCCTGCTCGATGTGGGGCGCGCCATGGGGATGAACCGCGGCCAGGTGTTCCGGCGAATCACGGCCCCGCTTGCGCTCCCGATCATCGTCGCGGGCATTCGCGTTGCGACCGTGACGACGATCGGCATTGCCTCGCTGGGCGCCCTGGTCGGAGCCGGAGGGCTGGGGGATCTCGTCTTCGCCAGCCTGCAGAACGTCAACTACGACGAGGTCGTGGGCGGCGGGATCGTGATCGGTGTCCTGGCCGTCCTGGCCGACCTGCTCCTCCTCGCCCTGCAGACCGCCCTCAACCGGGGGCGGGGGCCCATTTCGACGGCGTAG
- a CDS encoding ABC transporter permease translates to MLSGLLQFVTAPANRYLDHSLSYIDLCASSIVLAIAIGVPLGVAVARRPVLAFAAVNLSGLMRAVPVIVFLTLALPYLGIGFTPSLVALSVLGIPPILLNTYTGIRGIDPVIVDAARGIGMTQSQIVRRIQAPLVLPVIAAGVRTSAVQIVATATLAAIIGAGGYGEYILAGLYQVDVVQILAGAVPVAALALMVELGLGWVQRLVTPAGLRAQPLGDGTR, encoded by the coding sequence ATGCTGTCAGGGCTTCTCCAATTCGTGACGGCGCCCGCGAACCGCTATCTGGATCACAGCCTGAGCTACATCGACCTCTGCGCGTCCTCGATCGTGCTGGCGATCGCGATCGGGGTACCCCTCGGGGTCGCGGTGGCGCGGCGTCCGGTCCTGGCGTTCGCGGCCGTCAACCTCAGCGGCCTCATGCGGGCGGTGCCGGTGATCGTGTTTCTGACGCTGGCGCTGCCTTACCTTGGGATCGGCTTTACCCCGTCCCTGGTCGCGCTGTCGGTGCTCGGGATCCCGCCGATCCTCTTGAACACGTACACCGGGATCCGCGGCATCGACCCCGTCATCGTCGACGCGGCGAGAGGCATCGGCATGACGCAGAGCCAGATCGTCCGCCGGATCCAGGCCCCGCTCGTGCTGCCCGTCATCGCCGCCGGCGTCCGCACCTCGGCCGTTCAGATCGTGGCCACGGCCACGCTCGCGGCGATCATTGGCGCCGGGGGGTACGGCGAGTACATTCTGGCCGGGCTCTATCAGGTGGACGTGGTCCAGATCCTCGCCGGCGCCGTCCCCGTGGCTGCGCTGGCGCTCATGGTAGAATTGGGCCTTGGGTGGGTCCAGCGGTTGGTGACGCCCGCCGGGCTTCGCGCACAACCGCTGGGCGACGGAACGCGATGA